The genomic stretch CCACCGCCCGGGCGAATTCATGCAGCCCGTGGGCGCGGCCGTGCTCGGCGATGAAATCCAGGACAGCGGCCTGGGTGGATTGCGCCACGTTCGTGGCAAACTCTGACAACCTCATGTCTTGGCTCCATGCGAAACAGGGGCATGGCAAGGACGTGGTTCAGCAGATTCAGAGTGACGGGCGCGGCGGGCGGCAACCTGCCGCGCCCCCTTCATGACAGCCGCATGGCGCGCGGCGATGACGGCCGCGACGATGCGGCCGATGGGCTCAGCGATGGGGACAGGCCGGCCTTCACGCATGGCGGGCGCGCCCGGCCGGAAGATGCGCTTGCACGCATCCCCCGGCCTTCGCCACCATGGGGGCGCTTCCACCCACACCATGGAGAACAGAATGGATTTCGGAGCGACCGCGATGCAGATTCTGAAGTGGCCGTGGCGATGGATATCTGCCGTTGCTGCACTGCCTCGGATGCGGCAGGAGATCGACGAATTGAAGCGCGCGGGCGGCGATCCGATGCGGTGCACAGCCTGCGGCCAGCGCCTGAAGGTAACCGCGATCCGGGACATGGAGGGTGTTTATGGTGGCGTGATGGGGGAATACGTTACGCTGCGCTGCGACACGCCGGGCTGCGCATTCACGCCACGGGAGCGGGATATTCGGTTCCAGGAGTTCCGGGCCGATCATCGCGGCTGATCCAGTTTCATCAACCGGGCCTCGATCGCCTCGGCCTGCTCGCGCGTCATGGGGCGCGACAGGCTCATTTGCATGGCCATCGCGCGGGCCAGCATCAGCCGCATCCGCCGCGTCTCTTCGATAAGTTCACGCAGGAGGGCTCGCTCATCCATCACGCGGCCTCGCTCGGCTGGGTGGCGCGCTGGAGGCTGCGCTTGGGTGGCAATGGCTGGGTGATTTCGCCGCGCAGCACCGCCTCGGCACGCTCGATGGATTGGAGGGTAACCAACCCGCGCCGCAGCCTGGAGAGCCATTTATGATCGCGGCCCACCAGCAGCGAGAAGGATCGAGCGCTCATCTTGGTCCGCACCAAGTAGGCGTCGATCTGGGCAAGGAGGGTGTCTCGGGTGCTCATATGGTAGAAAATGGGATATTTTCATCCCGGACGCAAGGACAAACATACCCCGCGCATTTAGGGGCCGCAGGGGGTAAATTTATCCCCATGGCACTCACGCCCATACAGGCCGCGATCCGCTCATTCCTTGACCGCACGGGGGAGTCGGAGCGAAGCCTCTCCCTCCGCGCAGGTCTGCATGAGAAATTCGTTAATCAAATCATGCGCGGAAAGATGCAAAGCAACCGCGGCGTCACGCTCACCAAGCTGGCCGACGCCATGGGGTTGGACGTCAACGACCTACTGAAGCCGGAGGCGGCTTTGACGGGCCGCCCGTCTGACGGCAGGGAGAAGCCGGGCCTCATCATCCGCGAGTATGACGTCGGCGCCAGCGCTGGGTATGGCGCCGAGCCGCCTGTGCTGAACGGCGAGGGCGAGACGCCCATCCTCGCCGAATGGAGCATGCCCGAAGATCTGGTACGGGCGCACACCACGCCGGGCCGCCGCCTTGCCCTAATCCGCGTGGAGGGCAACAGCATGGAGCCCGACTATCACCCAGGCGAGCGGGTGCTGGTGGACCTCTCCCGCCGCAAGCCCAGCCCGCCAGGCGAATTCGTCATCTGGGATGGGATGGGCCTAGTGCTCAAGCGCGTGGAGCTGGTGCCCGGCTTGGTGCCGCGACGCATCCGGCTGATCAGCATCAACCCGGGATACACGCCCTACGAGGTTGACCTGGATGAGCACACGATCATCGCGCGCGTCATCGGAAAATGGCAGTGGCGATGAAGCTCCGCTTCGCCCTACTGCAAGACGGCCAGGTGCAATCCCCAGGCTTCCGCACTCTCGGCTTTAAGGGCCGCGCGGAGATGCTGGCTCTGTGGGACAAGCTGGACGCCGATAAGCAGACACTGCTGCTGGAGCTGGCGCGGCAGATGGTGGCGGCGGATCGTAGGACCGAGGCGCCAGGGCCGCGAGAGGCATAGACCGTGACACCTGAGGCTTGCGGGCCCGACGATTGGGAGAGCCAGTCAAGAACCGAGCTTCGTGCCGCCAAGGTTCTGGCGCAGCAGCAGATGTGGCAACAGGCGTATCAACATGCGGGCTTGGCGCTTGAGCTGGGGTTGAAGGCTGCGATCATGCGGCGGCGCGGAATGAACCGCTGGCCCTCCAACAAGGAAGCCCCTGAACTTTACACGCATCAGCTTGATGTACTCGCGCAGGCTGCCGACCTTCAGGAGAAGCTCCTCAATGAAGTGCTGGCCCAGACCAAGCTCGGCAAGGCATGGCTGGTGGCCAAGGATTTCTCTGTCATGCACCGCTACCCCAATGGTAAGGGTTTCCCGTCCAAATCGGGCCAGGATATGCTGGCCGCCACTGACCAAGGAGGGCTGCTGACATGGCTGCTGTCCCAAAAGCGCTAGAGCCTGACCGCGAAGCCGCCGGCCGCATGATCCTGCAAATGCTGGATGATGTCGGCCTGGAAGTGTACGCTGCGGCGTGGGTGTTCTCTCGTGATACGCAACGCTGGCGCTATGTGGTCTCAACCCCGCTTCTGCGGCTCAAGGGGCCTGGCTGGATCTACGAGCGGCTGCTGAAGGTGTTCGTGGCCAAGGGGTTGCCGGCAGGCGTCACCCCTCTGGACGTATTCATTATTGATCCGGAAATGGAAATGGGCGTTCTGGGCGCAAGCCTCATGGGCATCGAGAACAACGCGCCCGGATTGGATATGCCGCTTATGGCCATCACTGACGCGGACTTCGGGCCGTTTGCAGTCCCCTATGGGTTCATTGCGATCTATCGCCGCATCATGCAGGAGAAGCGCCGCGCGCCCGATGTTATGCGCTTCGCCGACCGCGCTCGGAAGCTTTCGGCCCAACACGCCTAAAGCTCCTATTGGACCGGCACCAGCTCGGCCGTTTCAGCCCACCTGCACTCCCGGCTGCCTGCCCTACCGCCAGCCGCAAGCCGCCTGAAGCGGCCCGATCACCTCGCGCAGGCCGCGCGTCTCGAATCGCAGGGATTTGCGGCTACCGAGGCTGCCTCGCAGCATTAGGCGGGGGCGGTGATCGGCGCTGGGCCTCGGCAAGGGCATCGCTTAAGCCCGCCAGCGGAATGTCACGGTCGATCTGGCCGCCACGAACCGTCGTAACTTGAATGGCGAGGGTCGTCCCTGCTCTCATCTGGGTGGTGAGCTGCTGGCTATTCACAACGGTACACGAGCCAGCGGGGCCGCGACAAAGCCCCTCAATAACGGCGTTCTGCCCAACGCGAAGACGATACGTAACGGGCGGCGGCGACACGGTGATTGTCCAGCTACGTCCAGCATCCGTCGTCCAGAGACTGCCCTCCGCAACACCAAGCGTCTGTGATGAAATTCGACGCCTCACTTCGCACCGGTTTTGATCTGAAAACCGGTCCGCTTGGCAGGATGCCTGCCAAGTCGGCTCCGGAATTGTCGCTGGCACATAGGTACGGAGCGGCTGCGGTGGGCCGCATGCTGCAACCCCCAAGAGCAGTGTCACAATCCCGATCCAGCGCACCACCAGCCTCCCACATCCAACCCGGAACATGATGCGACCTCACGTATGGATTTGGGAAGGGGTGCATGAATAGGATAAAAATGTCCTTGCCAACAGGATTTAACTGGGACATTTTACTTCCATCGCCGCCATCCCGGCGCGATGGAGGCACCCCATGCAAGAATACCGCGTCACCCTGCGCCATGGGCGAGACGGCACCCACGTCCAGCGCCTGAGCGCACCCAACCGCGCCGAGGCGATCCGCCTGGCCCGCCTCGAAGCCGTCGAGATGAGCGGCGGCGGACCCGGCTGGCAGGTCGAAAGCTGCGAGGCACAGCCCGCCCTGCGGAGAGCCGCGTGATGGCCGACATCTCCCCCTTCGCGGACAGCACATGCCCCTCCGCCCTGCTCGCGCTCTCCGCTATTGATGAGATGGTCCGCGGCGTTCTCCGCCAGCCGGGCCTGACCAGCGACATGCTGATCCTCCTTGCCGATTGGCTGGAGGAGGCGGCCGTCGCCTCGCCTCTGCTGAGTGAGCATCGCCGCCTGCGCAGCACGGCGGCCGGCCTGCGGGACCTCTCGCCCAGCTATGCCGCCACACCCTTCCTCGGCGGCCAGCCCATTGCCCTGGCCCGCGCCCTCTTGCGCGCCTGCCCCGTGCCGGCCTGCGCACTGCGCATGTGGCGCGCCGCAATGCCCACCGCGCGGGAGCGCTGGGGCTGGGCGCCCCTGCTGGACGCTTTGATCACGGCGGCCGAGGCGAACGAGCGCGCGGAACAGCTCTGCCCGGGCCAGCGCGCATGAAGCCCTGGCGCCCGCGCGTGACCATCCATCTCGGCGCAGACGCCACAGCCAGTTCCGCCAGGTCGTCGCCCAGACAGCTGATGCGCGCCCTCTCGCTGGCCGCGCAGACGGCTCTGTTCCTGGCCACGCTGGCCACCCCCTTCATCCTGCTGGAGATGATCCCGTGACGCAGCACCCCATCCACACCCTTCCGCCCGCCGAGCTGCGCGGCTACGCGCGCGGCCTGCGTGAAGGCGCCGCGCGCCTGGTCCACGCGACCCCCTTCAACATTCAGAGCACGCGGGCCGATCTGCTGCGCGAGGCCGATCTGACCGAGGGCTTCGCCGCGCGGCTGGAGGGGCTGGAGGTCACGCAGGACGACGCCGAGGAGGAGGCGGAGGAAGGCAACCTCATCGTCTTCTGGCTCGCGCAGGACCCCGACGCCGGGCACTTCGAGACCGCCGAGGATGCCGCCTACAGCGTGCCCGTCCTGGAGCCGTTCGAGATCGCCAGCAACGCCTGGCCCACCACCCGCTGGGCGATCCGCGAATTCATCAGCGAGGACGGCGACACGCAGATCAGCTGGGCCGACACGCGCGAGGAGATGATGGCTTACGCCGCCGATCTCCACGACATCGAGGCTGAGCCGCCCTCGAACAACGAGCCCGCGCCCGCGACACCCACGGCTACCGAGACTGCGCAGGAAGGGCTCGCCGAGGCCGTCGCGGAATCGCTGGCCGCGCAAGAGCCTCAGCCCATCACAGCCACCCCTGTCCAGCGCAGCGACAGCCCCTGGACGGAGGAGCGCCTCACCCTACTTGCCCGCATCTACCCAACGATCATGTCGCTGGAGGCGATGCGCGAAGCCTTGATGGCGCTGCCCGGCCTTGAAATCGCCACCGCCGATGCGGTCAAGATGAAAGCTCAGCGGTTGAATCTGCATCGGCGCGGCGCGCCCATTCCAGATGAATTTGCTGAGGCCGCCCCGGTACGCACCCGCAGTATCGGTGGGCTGGCAAGCAACGGCGGCAAGCCCGGCACATGGACGCGGGAGCGCGTGGCACTGCTGCGGCGTGACTACCCCAGCAAGCGCCCACTGGATGATATCCTGGCCGATGTGAACGCGCTGCCCGGACCGGCGGTGCCGACGATCGGGGCCGTGGCCGCCCATGCCAAGAAGCTCGACCTGAGCCGCCGCCAACCGCCGGAGGTGGGGCCCGCCATTCCCGGCACACCCACGCCCATGAGCACAGAAGACAAGGCCGAGGCGCTGGAGCGGCTGCGCACCGGCACATCCCGCGGCGCGCGCGATATCGTGGACTATTTCGGCTGCACGGCGGAGGAGGCGCAGGAGCTTGTGGACCGCCACCGCGCGAAGATGGGCAAGGCGGCATGAGCGAGCCCCTGGAACTCCGCGCCATCCGCTCCACCCTGGAGCTGGAGCGCGCCATCGCCGCCCGGAACACCGCCCGATTGGCCGAGGCGGAGGAATTGATCCGCCTGGCCTTGGTCGCCTTCGCCGATAGCGAGCGCCACCCCGGGCTCATCCATCGCCTTGGTGCGTTCGGCCAGCATGCAGCGCCCACCACCACCGGAGAGGCTTGATGCCCGACGACATGGACCGCGCCACCGCGCTCACCGAGGCCCACCACCAGGAGAGCCTCGCCGCCGTCACCCGCCGCCTGCGGCAGCCGGGCACGCCCGACTGCGAGATCTGCGGCGAGCCCATCCCCGCCCGCCGCCGCCAGGAAATGCCGAGCGCGCGCCGCTGCCGCCCCTGCCAGGAAGCCATGGAGACGCGCCGCGCCCGATAGCGGCGCTCGGCACGCCACCCACCAACACCCACCCCGGAGAACCCAACCAATGCCTGACGATCCCACCGCCGCGCGCAACTTCGCGCAGCTCATTTCCTCGATGGAGGATGGCCGGCTGCACGGCGACATCAGCGACGCCCAGCGCGACCTGATCGGCGAGCTGAACAACGTGGCCAGCATGAACCGCAAGGCCAAGGGCAGCATCACCATCACCCTCGAATACGCGATCGAGGATGGCGTGGTTGAGGTGCGCGGCGACTTCAAGACGAAGGCGCCGAAGCTCCCGCGGGGCAAGTCCATCTTCTTCACCACCCCCGACAACAACCTGACGCGAAGCGACCCGAAGCAGCCCAGCCTCGAATTCCGCGATGTCAGCATCCCCCGCGCAGCCACCGGCCTTGCGTAACCTCAAGGAGTGACCAGAATGCCCGCACCTGTTGAAACCGAGACCGGCGCCGTGCCCGCCGTGATTGACCTGATGAAGCAACTCGGCGGCAGCCAGCAGCTTGCCATTGCGCATGACGGCACCGCCGTGCCGCTCATCTTGGCCCCGAAGGGGCTGGAGCTGCACGACCCGATGAAGTTCATCCGCGCCGAGCAGGATGAGAAGCGCGACGCGCCGAAGCACCGCAAAGGCACCGCCACGATGACGGACCTGCCGAGCTTCATCCACCACACGAAGCGCTTCGCCGATGCGGACAGCGCCATCTTCGCGAAGCGCGATGAGACGGCGCCGAGCCTGACCTCCGTGCTGGATTACCACCGCCAGACGGCCGAGGGCGCGCCGCGCTTCGGCCGCCATCGCACGCACTATGCCTTTCCACTGAGCGAGACCTGGAAGGCCTGGAAGCTGGTGGACGGCAAGGCGCTGACCCAGGCCGAATTCGCCACCTTCCTGGAGGAGCACATCATGGACATCATGGCCCCGCCCAGCGATGGCCGGAGCGACGCCGGCGCCCTGGCGCTGGACCTGGTGGGGATGATCGGCGGCACAATCGCGGGCCCGACGACGATGCTGGAAACCGCGCGCGGCCTGCGCATCTTCGAGACCAGCGACGTGACCAACGCCCAGAACCTGGCCACGGGCGAGACGGAGATGATCTTCCGCACCGAGCACCAGGATGGCAAGGGCCAGAAGGTGAAGGTGCCCACGCTCTTCGTGGTGCAGACGCCCGTCTTTGATGGTGGCGCGGCCTACAAGCTGCCCATCCGCGTCCGGTACCGGAAGAATGAGGCCCGCATCATCTGGACGCTGGCCCGCTATCGCCCGGACCTGATCTTCACCGACGCGTTCGACCACGCGATGGATCAGGTGCGCAAGGAAACCAGCCTGCCCGTTCTGATGGGCGCCCCCGAGGCAACCTGACGCCACTCGCGGGCCGCCAACACGCGCGGCCCGCCCTTCTGATCACGATGCGAGGCGAGACATGGGCCAGAACAGCGCCATCGAGTGGACCGATCACACCTTCAATCCCTGGACGGGCTGCACCCGCGTCTCACCAGGATGTGACCACTGCTATGCCGAGGCGCTGTCCCGGCGCAGCCCGCAGACCTTCGGCTCCTGGCAGCCAGGCGCACCACGCCGCCGCACCAGCGAGGCCTATTGGCGCCAGCCGCTGGCCTGGAACCGCAAGGTCGCGCGTGAGGGCCGGCGCGCCCGCGTCTTCTGCGCCAGCATGGCCGATGTGTTCGACAATCAGGTGCCAGAGGAATGGCGCCGCCATCTGTGGTCGCTGATCTGGGAGACACGGAACCTCGACTGGCTTTTGCTGACGAAGCGGCCGCAGAACATCGCATCCATGCTACCGCCCGCAGAGTGGCACGCAGAATGGCCGATGCCTCACGTCTGGCTCGGCACCACCGTCGAGAACCAGGCCGAGGCCGATCGGCGCATCCCGCAGCTGCTGGCCGTGCCCGCCGCGAAGCGCTTCCTGAGCTGCGAGCCGCTGCTGGGGCCTGTGGACCTTTCCGCTTGGTGGAAGGAGAGCCCGCCCGGCAGCACCTACTGGCACCCCAACGGCCTGCACTGGATCATCGCCGGCGGCGAGAGCGGCCGCGGTGCGCGGCCTATGCACCCCCACTGGGCCCGCAGCCTGCGGGACCAATGCGCGGCAGCCAGCGTGCCGTTCTTCTTCAAGCAGTGGGGGGATTTCGCTTGGCGCGCCACTGGCGAGGCCGCGGGGGCTGTCAATGGTGGCTTCGCTATCCCGATCGCAGCTGTTCGCGTCGGCAAGAAGGCCGCCGGCCGCCTCCTCGATGGCCGCGAGCACAATGAGGTCCCGGCATGACGCTCACCCACCCCAGCCCCACCGAGGCCGAGGCCTTCCTCGACCGCATGATGCATGCCGCCCAATCCGGCAGCCCCGTCACGGCCGAGGATGTGGCCCGCCTCCGCCGCCTCGCCGACTGGGCCGACGCCGCGCCCGCACCCGGCTGGAACGGCACCCTCGACCGCGGCGAAACCGCCCGCGCCATCCACGCAGCCAGGGAGCGCATGGCCGATGCCTGAAACTGCCACCCACATAGAACCGCTCGACCTGTTCGGCCTCGGCCGCATGTGGTGGCAGGGGCACATCCTTCGCGAGTGCCTCACGGATCAGGCGCGCTTCGATTGCGGAGACCGCATGGAGGTCGCCATCGAGCTGGGCGCATCCGGCTGCCACAACAGCCGCCTGGGCATTGACGTGTCGCAGGATGCGGCTGGCCGGTGGTGGGCCGGCTATTTCTGGCGCTGCTGGCACATGCCGGACGGGACCGCGCACGGTACCAGCACGCCGATCGACGCCTTCCGCGCCGCTACGCGGGAGGAGGCGATCCGACTTGCTGCCACCGGCCTCCTGCAAAACCTGCCGAACATCACCACCGGCAAGGGCGGGCGAATCCTGTCCACCTGGCGCCGCGAGCTGGCCGCGCGGATCGAGAGCGAGAGGAGGGCAGCGTGACGAAGCTGGCCGGTCAGTCCTCTACCGTCAGATCGACACCCGCATCCCGAAGCGCAGCGACTAAGTATCGCGCTTCCATCGACGGAGGCCCCGCAACGGTTGCCGCCGCTCGCGCCCATTCGCTGCTGAGGTTCTCGGGCTTCACAGCACCGTGGGCGGTCAGGAAGGCGTTGGCCGCATCCCAGGCTTCCGTGCGCGATACAACAATGGTCATCAGAGATGGCTCACAACCAACCACGCGCAGCCATTTTTTCCGGTCATGGATGATCATGTTCGGACCATCAACAACAACATCATACATAGGCGCATGTTCCTTCTTGCGGCCGAGAGCGCCTGCCGCTCGGCGCAGAGTCATTTATTCGCAAGCATGTGGCGCAATTCAAGAGGCGGGCACATGACTACCCCCATCCGCCTGCGCCTCAGCCGCGCAAAGGGCTTCGATCTGCAACTGCTGTCTCGGTCCATCAACGGCCTGCCAGCGCGCTCCGTGGGGCGGCCATCGAAATGGGGCAATCCCTATCGCATCGGTCCCGACACCCGCGCCGAGGCCGTGGCCAAGTTCCGCGCATGGATCGGAGAATATCCCGCGACCGCCACCGTGATCCGCGATGATCTACGCGGCCACAACCTCGCCTGCTGGTGTCCGCTGCCCAAACCCGGCGAGCCGGACCACTGCCACGCCGCCGTGCTGCTGGAGGTGGCAAATGCCTGACGGCGGCACCCTTCCAGGCTGGCCGCGCTTTCTCCGCGCCGAGAAGGCCGCAGCCTATCTGGACGTGAGCAAGTCCCAATTCCTCGCCGTCATCGCGCCCGAGCTGAAGGCCATCAACCTCAGCCCCGCCGTGCGCGGCTGGCTGCGCGAGGATCTGGACGCCTGGCTGGACGCGCGGGCCGGTCGCGTTGCAGCATCCCCTGAACACAACCCCTGGCATCAATGAGCCCCACCCGCGTCAGCCTCAAGCATGTTAGCCGGTTCCGGGACCGGCATGGCCATCTGCGCCATTACCTCCGCATCCCCGGCTGCAAAAAGCTGTCCCTGCCCGGCGAGCCCGGCTCGCCCGAATTCATGGCCGCCTATGCCGCCGGCATCGCCCAAGCCCCCCAGGCAGCACCCAAGGTCAAGGGGCCGCCACCTGGCACGCTGGATGCCCTCGCCGTTGCCTACTACAGTCACGGCAGCTTCACCGGCCTTCGGGAATCATCCCAGGCGAATTACCGCCGCATCGTGGAGCAGCTCCGGGCGAAGCATGGCGACAAGCCGATCCGCATGCTGGACGCGGCCGGCGTGCGGGTTCTCATGGCCGAGAAGGGCGAGCACCGCGCCGCGGCGAATCACCGCTTGCGCGTGCTGCGCTCCCTCTGTGGCGTGGCGATTGAGGCTGGCTTAATCGCGGCCGATCCTACGGCCGGCGTGAAGCGCCTGCGCCGCGAGACGAAAGGCTACACAAGCTGGTCTGAGGATGAGATCGCGCTCTACGAAAAGCGCTGGCCATCTGGGACGCGCGAACGCCTGGCGCTGGCGCTGCTGCTCTACACTGCGCAGCGGCGGAGCGATGTAGTGCGGATGGGCCGCCAGCACATCCATGGGGCCTTCATCGCCGTTCGACAGGTCAAGACGCGGGCCGAGATCGAGGTCCCTATTCACCCTGCGCTGGCGGCCGAGCTGGCGCATGTGCCGGCCGGGCAGATGCTGTTCCTGCAAACTGCGCAGGGCGTCGGCTTCACCGCGAACGGGTTTTACATGCGCTTCCGGGCATGGTGCGACGCGGCCGGAATTCCGGCTGGCCGCTCGCCTCACGGCCTGCGCAAAGCCTGCGCTCGGCGGCTGGCCGAGGCCGGCGCCACGACGCACCAGATCGGTGCGGTGACCGGGCACAAGACGCTCTCTGAGATCGAGGTTTACACGCGCGCGGCGGAACAAAAGCGGTTGGCCAGCGCGGGCATGAAGCGCATCCAGCTTCCAACCCCTCGCCGCAGGATTTCCAACCCCTAGTAAAATCAACGCGTTAAGGGGCGATTGGCGCACCCGGAAGGACTCGAACCTCCAACCCCCAGATTCGTAGTCTGGTGCTCTATCCATTGAGCTACGGGTGCTTGCCGTGGGCCGGGAGATACCCTTCGCGGCTGGACCGCGCAACCCCCCGGGCGTCAGCTTTGTGACGTGGTGCGATGCGCTATGCGCATGGGGCCGAACGCGCTCCGCGCGTGGGGCACAACGCGCCCCACGCGCGCCTTACGCGGCCAGCTTGTTCAGCTCCCGCACCACGCTCTCGCCCATCACGGAGCAGCTGATCCGGGCCATGCCAGGCTGCATGATGTCGGCCGTGCGCAAGCCACCCGCCAGCACGCCCTCCACGGCCTGCTCGACCAGCCGCGCCTGCTCCTCCATGCCGAAGGAAAGCCGCAGCAGCATCGCGAAGGAAAGGATCTGCGCCGAAGGGTTGGCGATTCCCTTGCCCGCGATATCCGGCGCCGAACCATGAATCGGCTCATACAACGCATGGCGGCGCCCATCGGCGCCGACAGCGCCCAGCGTCGCCGAAGGCAGCATGCCCAGGGAGCCCGTCAGTGCAGCCGCCAGGTCACTCAGCACATCGCCAAACAGGTTGGAGGCGAGGATCACATCGAACTGCTTAGGCCGCGAGCAGAGCTGCATGGCAGCGTTGTCCGCGTACATGTGCTCCAGCTCCACATCCGCGAATTCCGCCTTGTGGATCTCGCCCACGACGGCGCGCCAGAGGCGGCCGGACTGCATCACATTGGCCTTCTCGCAACTGGTCACCTTGTTGCGGCGCTTGCGCGCGAGATCAAAGGCGACGCGTGCGACGCGTGCGATCTCATCTTCCGAATAAACCTCGGTATCAATGCCGACGCGCTTGCCATTGGCATCGGTATGGATGCCGCGCGGCTCGCCGAAGTAGATGCCGCCCGTGCTTTCGCGCACGATCATGATGTCCAGCCCGCGCACCACATCGGGCTTGAGCGAGGAGGCATCCACCAAGGGGTCCAGCACGATGGCGGGGCGCAGATTGGCAAACAGCCCCAGCTCCTTGCGGAGGCGCAGGATGCCAAGCTCAGGGCGCTGATCGAAGGGCAGGCTGTCCCATTTCGGGCCACCCACACTGCCGAACAGCACGGCATCAGCATCACGCGCCGCATTCACGGTGCGGTCCGGGCAGGGCACGCCCTCCGCATCAATCGCAGCACCACCGACCAGCCCTTCGCCAATCTCGAAGCGCACCATGCGGCGCTGCTCCATCCAGTCAATGACGCGACGCACTTCGTGCATCACTTCGGGACCGATGCCGTCACCCGGCAGGACGAGGAGTTTCTTGTTCGCGATCATTCAAATGTCCTGCCGGTCGGGAGGGTTGGTGTGGCGGCTGCCGGGCGCGGCAGATCAGCCAGCATGCAGCCAGGGCTGGGCGGCGCGCTGCTTCTCTTCGTAGCTGTCGATCGAGGTGGTGTGCTGCATGGTCTGGCCGATATCATCGAGGCCGTTCAACAGGCAGTGGCGGCGGAACGGGTCGATCGCGAAGGGGATTTCCTCGCCATTCGGCCGCACGACCACGTTGCGCTCCAGATCCACCGTGATGCGCGCATTGCCGCCAAGCTTCGCATCCTCCATCAGCGTCTCGCAGATCTCGCGCGGCAGGCGGATCGGCAGCAGGCCGTTCTTGAAGCTGTTATTGTGGAAGATGTCCGCGAAATCGGGCGCGATCACGCAGCGAATGCCGAAATCCAAGAGCGCCCACGGCGCATGCTCACGCGAGGAACCGCAGCCGAAATTCTCAAAGGCGATCAGCACTTCGGCCTTGCGATACGGCTCCTGGTTGAGCACGAAATCCGGATTCTCCGAGCCATCTTCCCGGTAGCGGAAATTGGCGAAAAGGTTCTTGCCAAAGCCCGTGCGCGCGATGGATTTCA from Sediminicoccus sp. KRV36 encodes the following:
- a CDS encoding phage Gp37/Gp68 family protein, which gives rise to MGQNSAIEWTDHTFNPWTGCTRVSPGCDHCYAEALSRRSPQTFGSWQPGAPRRRTSEAYWRQPLAWNRKVAREGRRARVFCASMADVFDNQVPEEWRRHLWSLIWETRNLDWLLLTKRPQNIASMLPPAEWHAEWPMPHVWLGTTVENQAEADRRIPQLLAVPAAKRFLSCEPLLGPVDLSAWWKESPPGSTYWHPNGLHWIIAGGESGRGARPMHPHWARSLRDQCAAASVPFFFKQWGDFAWRATGEAAGAVNGGFAIPIAAVRVGKKAAGRLLDGREHNEVPA
- a CDS encoding DUF4326 domain-containing protein: MTTPIRLRLSRAKGFDLQLLSRSINGLPARSVGRPSKWGNPYRIGPDTRAEAVAKFRAWIGEYPATATVIRDDLRGHNLACWCPLPKPGEPDHCHAAVLLEVANA
- the leuD gene encoding 3-isopropylmalate dehydratase small subunit, with the protein product MEAFTTLTGIAAPLPKANVDTDQIIPARFLKSIARTGFGKNLFANFRYREDGSENPDFVLNQEPYRKAEVLIAFENFGCGSSREHAPWALLDFGIRCVIAPDFADIFHNNSFKNGLLPIRLPREICETLMEDAKLGGNARITVDLERNVVVRPNGEEIPFAIDPFRRHCLLNGLDDIGQTMQHTTSIDSYEEKQRAAQPWLHAG
- a CDS encoding TraR/DksA C4-type zinc finger protein; translated protein: MPDDMDRATALTEAHHQESLAAVTRRLRQPGTPDCEICGEPIPARRRQEMPSARRCRPCQEAMETRRAR
- a CDS encoding DUF2303 family protein, with the protein product MPAPVETETGAVPAVIDLMKQLGGSQQLAIAHDGTAVPLILAPKGLELHDPMKFIRAEQDEKRDAPKHRKGTATMTDLPSFIHHTKRFADADSAIFAKRDETAPSLTSVLDYHRQTAEGAPRFGRHRTHYAFPLSETWKAWKLVDGKALTQAEFATFLEEHIMDIMAPPSDGRSDAGALALDLVGMIGGTIAGPTTMLETARGLRIFETSDVTNAQNLATGETEMIFRTEHQDGKGQKVKVPTLFVVQTPVFDGGAAYKLPIRVRYRKNEARIIWTLARYRPDLIFTDAFDHAMDQVRKETSLPVLMGAPEAT
- a CDS encoding tyrosine-type recombinase/integrase; this encodes MSPTRVSLKHVSRFRDRHGHLRHYLRIPGCKKLSLPGEPGSPEFMAAYAAGIAQAPQAAPKVKGPPPGTLDALAVAYYSHGSFTGLRESSQANYRRIVEQLRAKHGDKPIRMLDAAGVRVLMAEKGEHRAAANHRLRVLRSLCGVAIEAGLIAADPTAGVKRLRRETKGYTSWSEDEIALYEKRWPSGTRERLALALLLYTAQRRSDVVRMGRQHIHGAFIAVRQVKTRAEIEVPIHPALAAELAHVPAGQMLFLQTAQGVGFTANGFYMRFRAWCDAAGIPAGRSPHGLRKACARRLAEAGATTHQIGAVTGHKTLSEIEVYTRAAEQKRLASAGMKRIQLPTPRRRISNP
- a CDS encoding LexA family transcriptional regulator, coding for MALTPIQAAIRSFLDRTGESERSLSLRAGLHEKFVNQIMRGKMQSNRGVTLTKLADAMGLDVNDLLKPEAALTGRPSDGREKPGLIIREYDVGASAGYGAEPPVLNGEGETPILAEWSMPEDLVRAHTTPGRRLALIRVEGNSMEPDYHPGERVLVDLSRRKPSPPGEFVIWDGMGLVLKRVELVPGLVPRRIRLISINPGYTPYEVDLDEHTIIARVIGKWQWR
- the leuB gene encoding 3-isopropylmalate dehydrogenase; the encoded protein is MIANKKLLVLPGDGIGPEVMHEVRRVIDWMEQRRMVRFEIGEGLVGGAAIDAEGVPCPDRTVNAARDADAVLFGSVGGPKWDSLPFDQRPELGILRLRKELGLFANLRPAIVLDPLVDASSLKPDVVRGLDIMIVRESTGGIYFGEPRGIHTDANGKRVGIDTEVYSEDEIARVARVAFDLARKRRNKVTSCEKANVMQSGRLWRAVVGEIHKAEFADVELEHMYADNAAMQLCSRPKQFDVILASNLFGDVLSDLAAALTGSLGMLPSATLGAVGADGRRHALYEPIHGSAPDIAGKGIANPSAQILSFAMLLRLSFGMEEQARLVEQAVEGVLAGGLRTADIMQPGMARISCSVMGESVVRELNKLAA